In Bradyrhizobium sp. 200, the sequence CGGGGTTTTTGTTTTGAGGGAAATAGCCAGGATTCCGGCTAGATCGCCCCGGACGTCGATCTTCAATTCGTCAGCCTCGGGAGTAAGGATGATCTCCTTCACGAGGGAACGCAGGATCTCGCCAGCCTTCAGCCGGGTTGCCTCGGTATCGTCCTGTAACGCCTCGTGGAGGGCGCCGACCTGTTCGCGGTAGAATGTCGCCATCTCGGGATGAAGAAGGGGCGGCGGCGCCTCTGCATCTGTGAGCTGCTGCTCAAGCTCGGCCTTCCGGCCCTCAAGCTGGACCATCTTGGCGTTGATCCTGTCCGCCGCGCCGCCCTTGAGGATCAGATTGAGTAGCGTATCTAGCTCGCGCTCGATCCGCTTCAGCTCCGACCGCGCAGCCTCGATCGACGCCGAGCCTTCCGTCCGAAGACGATTCATCTCACGAGTGAATTCGTCGCAGAATTCCTTGAACAGAGCCGGGTCCATTAGGTGGTATCGTAGCGCGTTCAGCACGCGTGCCTCCAGCCGCTCGCGCTGGAAACTTCTCCTATTATCGCAGGTTCCCTTATTTCTTGCGGTCGAGCAGCCGATGAGGTCGGCCGAGATCATGGCGTATCCGCCACCGCAGCACGCGCATTTTATCAAACCCGAGAATAAGTATTTTGGGCGGCGTCGGTCGCGGAACCTATTTTGCACCTCAGTGCCATCGTCCTCGCGCTTTGTCTTTATGGCAGCTTGCCGTGCCTTTGCGGCATTCCAGAGCCCATCATCCACGATGCGCAACTCTGGTGTTTCTTGAATGATCCATTCGGCTGCTGGGTTTGGACGCGCCTGACGCTTGCCAGTTTCGGGGTCTTTGATGAACCGCTGTCGATTCCAAACGATCCGGCCGATATACATCTCGTTGTTCAAGATGCCGTTGCCACGCTTGGTGCTGCCATTGATGGTACTGAAGCCCCAATCGCCGCCGCCGGGCGCCGCGATGCCATCCCTATTTAGCTCAACAGCGATCCGCTTCGCCGACTTGCCAACGACATAGTCGCGAAAGATGCGGCGTATCACCTCGGCCTCCGCAGAGTTAATAATGCGATCACCGCGTATCGGCTCGCCGTTTTCATTGAGTTGCTTCACAACATCATAGCCGTAGGAGTTGCCACCGCCAGATTTGCCAAGGGCGACGCGTCCGCGCTGGCCTCGGCGTGTCTTGTCGGCGAGATCTTTGAGGAAGAGGGCGTTCATCGTGCCCTTGAGGCCGACATGCAGGTGCGTAACCTCACCCTCGGATAAGGTAACGATCTTTACGTTGGCATAGGCCATGCGCTTGAACACGCCGGCGATGTCTTCCTGATCACGCGAGAGGCGATCCATCGCCTCCGCCAGCAGCCACTTGAAACCGCCCCCGCAAGGCGTCGCTAATCAGCGCTTGGACGCCGGCACGCAGAAGCGACGCACCGGAAATCGCGTGGTCGGAATATTCCTCAACGACTCGCCAACCCTGCTTCTCGGCATAGTCACGGCAGACGCGAAATTGGTCCGCGATCGACGCGTCGCGTTGGTTGTCACTGGAGTAGCGGGCGTAAAGCGCGACCTTCATGAAACGGTCTCCGGTAAAGTCAAGAGCGCTTCGATCCGTGCTCCTTGCTGGCTTGTTCGTACCAGCGCCGCGCCGCATGGCGGGCCAGCAGACGCACGAATTCGACGAGACGTGGATCGCGAGCGTTGTCGCTCTGTGGTGCAAGCGTCAACTCCGGTTCGTTGCACCTGGCGATGTCTTTGCGCTTTTGAGCGCCAACGTCTTTCATCGTAATGCCATTGACCGTCGGTCGCACCGGGATAATTCCCAGCACCATCAGCTTTACGATAGACAACAATAATAGAAACTCGATGCCAGGCCTTGGATACAGCGGGACCGTTCGATCGGACGACTTCTTGTCCTCGCGTGCCGGATCGCATTTTTTCGTCGTGCGAAAACTTGCGCGCTTCGGCTTGAATGGAAACTAACTGCGTCATCAGGTCATGCCAAATTTGCGACGTAGGCCGTGCGGTTCAGCTCGGTCGGATGCATTACTCATTTAGATAGTTGTCGCACGTCGATCGTGCGTGCTGTTGCTTGGACCGTAATTTCGAAGTGGTCCGTCTGCACGATATCTACGATGTTGCGCGGTCTATGCGCGACGACGTTGATGCCGCTGCGACGCCGTAGGCTGTCGTAGAACAGCCCCGCACCACCTGACGTGCGAATATCCTCGCCAAGCTTCTGTGAAGCATCATAGCGTTGGCTCGCATATACGTCGGGGCGTGCTAGTTGCTGCCCTGTGATGTCGAGATAATCCCCTAGCAGCGTAGCGGTGTATGCCCTGTAGGTCCGGCTCATCGTGGCCGCGTTGCGAGCAGCCGCTTCGCGCCGTAGGTGATGACCGACCTCGGCAGCTGCTGTGCGAATATCATCGGCCGCATACCAGGCGCCAAGCTCCGGTCCGTTGAATCTCATTCCGCCGGGAGCAACGTGGAGAAAGGCTGCCATGACGATGCTGGAGTTGGGTGCGCCATACACCCATTCGTTCTGTGGTAGCCGATCGATACGTTCGGCCACCAGACGGTCGTTCGTCCAACCGACGAGTTCCATCACCGCTGAAAGATCGGCCGTCGTCGCGACCGTATCGAAGAGCCCGATGGGAGGAAATTGTGAGGGGATCAGGCGATGGGCAGGCCGCGGCGAGGGTGCGAAAGTGTCCGTCACCGGAAGACGATCTCCGTATCGTCGTAAGGCGTGAAGGCCTCGTCTATCGTGTTCGGCTGCATGTAGAGTCCGCCGCGCGCGCCGTCGAGGAAGCGACGCACCGAGAGCAACCCATCTTGAGAGCCATTAGTGATGAGGTCGAGCGGTGGATGTCCACCGAAGACGACCTCATTATGTGGCCTTCGCAGCCAGTCAACGCCGAGCCGTTCCTGGGGAAAAAGGATCCCCAGCGCTTGATGGATACCAAATACCGCGGAAATGCGTGTGAGAACGTCCACATCAAGGGTGAAAGCGCCGTGCTCACGCGCCTGCTTGCACCAGTTATGGTAAGTGGACCGGGATGGATACCCCAGGACCAGGAGGCGCTGCTCTTCCGTCAATCCCCACAGATCCGCGATAGCGAGGAAGGTCCGTAAAGCTGGCGCGCTGAGCCGCCTTCGGTTGGCCGGAGCAAATCGGGAGTTATCAAGACGCTGAGGGCCTTTTACTGCCTCAATTGAGGTCGGCTTGCGCTTATTCAGCATAGGTCGCTCCTTTGTCAAATTTGGATATAGTCCAAATCCGGACAAATTGCAACCCCATCGAGCCTTTGGCTTTAGATTCCAGCACCAGACTACGAATCTGGGGTCAGGAGTTCGAATCTCTTCGGGCGCGCCATCTATCTTCCTCACATGTCGTCGATTTTCAGAACGGCCTAAAATGCGCCCAGACTAAAATTTGCGTTTAGTCTGGGGAAATTTTTTGCCGTCGAGCTCCGCCCGCTGCCTCCCTGTTCTGGATTGGAAGCGCGACCGCTCCCAATCCGTCTTTGTCTGCTTGGAGAGCTCAAACCGGGACGGCGTCAGGCCGTCAAGGCCGAAGCCGCGAAGCGGGCGCGACAGAGCAGCCTTTACGGCCTGACGCCGGTCCGGTTCACTGTCGTCGGCAGCAATCCACTAGAGGCCTCATCAGACCGCATCGAACTCGCGTTTCGGGCGCCATGCGACGGGATCGGCGATCCAGCGGTTGATGTCGGACTCATGCCAGCCGCTCCCGTTAATGCTGATCTTGATCGTCGGCGGGAACGTGCCCTCGGCGATCTTGCGGTAGATGGTGGACCGGGACAGCCCGGTCCGGGAAAGAACAGTTTTCAGACGGATGATACGGTCTGGTTCGCGCATGGCCACGCGGCCTCCTGCTGGCTGTTTCTGACGGCTGCTGAGACCAGACAGGACAAGCAGTTGCAGGTGGGCAAGCGGGGTGTTCGACTCGTCATAGTGCGGCGTAGAGACGGCGGCAGATGGATGGATCAAATTCCGATGCCCCGGCCTCTGCCGAGCTCGATGCCGTGAGTGAAGGCCAATTCCTGGCCGAGCCGGCGGCCTGATTCAAACGCGATGCCGAGATCCCGCTTGCGGTTGGCGAGGATGGATTCCAGTTGCGGATCGCGTTCGAGGCTTTTTGCCATGTCGCCCATCGCCGAGCGCGCCGCCTTGTAGCCGGCGATGTCGCCCGCCTGATACTGACGCTGGCTGGTGTGGTCGAGCTTCTGCCAGCGTTCCACGAAACGGTCGGCGCGGCGGCCCGGATCGGTGCGCAGTTCGGTTTCCAGCTGGAGCGCACGGACGGCGCGGGCGGAGTTGCCCGAAGCGGCTTCAAGGGCGAGTTCCGGGTTCTTCTTGTAGGCCGCTTCGGCGTCGTGCGAGCGTAGGGCCGCACCTCCTCG encodes:
- a CDS encoding MbcA/ParS/Xre antitoxin family protein, which encodes MLNKRKPTSIEAVKGPQRLDNSRFAPANRRRLSAPALRTFLAIADLWGLTEEQRLLVLGYPSRSTYHNWCKQAREHGAFTLDVDVLTRISAVFGIHQALGILFPQERLGVDWLRRPHNEVVFGGHPPLDLITNGSQDGLLSVRRFLDGARGGLYMQPNTIDEAFTPYDDTEIVFR
- a CDS encoding RES family NAD+ phosphorylase, producing MTDTFAPSPRPAHRLIPSQFPPIGLFDTVATTADLSAVMELVGWTNDRLVAERIDRLPQNEWVYGAPNSSIVMAAFLHVAPGGMRFNGPELGAWYAADDIRTAAAEVGHHLRREAAARNAATMSRTYRAYTATLLGDYLDITGQQLARPDVYASQRYDASQKLGEDIRTSGGAGLFYDSLRRRSGINVVAHRPRNIVDIVQTDHFEITVQATARTIDVRQLSK
- a CDS encoding recombinase family protein, with the translated sequence MKVALYARYSSDNQRDASIADQFRVCRDYAEKQGWRVVEEYSDHAISGASLLRAGVQALISDALRGRFQVAAGGGDGSPLA
- a CDS encoding AlpA family transcriptional regulator gives rise to the protein MREPDRIIRLKTVLSRTGLSRSTIYRKIAEGTFPPTIKISINGSGWHESDINRWIADPVAWRPKREFDAV